In Populus alba chromosome 1, ASM523922v2, whole genome shotgun sequence, a single window of DNA contains:
- the LOC118040259 gene encoding probable protein phosphatase 2C 26 isoform X2 gives MAMVTVFRASISRSLPTSFPNLLSSSSNRNSIPKKHRLLCHAASSQTKLNRSEVSFCIGTHLIPHPKKVERGGEDAFFVSDYNGGVIAVADGVSGWAEQNVDPSLFPRELMVNASCLVGDEEVNYDPQILIRKAHAATSAVGSATVIVAMLETNGTLKIANVGDCGLRAIRGDRIIFSTSPQEHYFDCPYQLSSEMVGQTYLDAVVSRVEVMEGDTIVMGSDGLFDNVFDHEIVSTVAGHSDVAAAAKALANLASIHSTNSEFESPYSLEARSKGFDVPFWKKVLGMKLTGGKLDDVTVIVGQVVRSQHISLLAEDQAVEAHTEQENKLES, from the exons ATGGCGATGGTTACCGTTTTCAGGGCTTCGATTTCTCGGTCTCTCCCAACCTCTTTTCCTAATCTATTATCATCGTCATCGAACAGAAACTCAATTCCTAAGAAACACAGGTTACTGTGTCATGCAGCTTCATCACAAACCAAACTAAATCG GTCAGAGGTATCCTTTTGCATTGGAACTCACTTGATTCCACATCCTAAAAAG GTCGAAAGAGGTGGGGAAGATGCATTCTTTGTCAGCGACTACAATGGGGGCGTTATTGCTGTTGCTGACGGTGTCTCTGG TTGGGCTGAACAGAATGTCGATCCTTCGTTATTCCCACGGGAATTGATGGTCAATGCTTCATGTCTCGTGGGGGATGAGGAG GTTAACTATGATCCCCAAATTCTCATAAGGAAAGCACATGCTGCCACTTCTGCTGTCGGTTCAGCTACTGT AATTGTTGCCATGTTGGAGACGAATGGAACACTAAAGATTGCTAATGTTGGGGATTGTGGACTGAGAGCTATCCGTGGAG ACCGAATAATTTTTTCCACATCTCCACAagaacattattttgattgtccCTACCAGCTGAGCTCGGAAATGGTTGGCCAAACATACCTTGATGCGGTG GTCAGCAGGGTGGAAGTAATGGAAGGAGACACCATTGTGATGGGCTCAGATGGGCTTTTTGACAACGTTTTTGATCATGAGATTGTTTCGACAGTTGCTGGACATAGTGATGTTGCTGCGGCTG CAAAGGCATTAGCTAACCTAGCGAGCATTCATTCTACGAATTCAGAATTTGAATCCCCCTATTCATTGGAAGCCAGATCAAAG GGCTTTGATGTTCCTTTCTGGAAGAAAGTTCTTGGCATGAAGCTTACTG GTGGGAAACTTGATGATGTCACTGTGATTGTTGGTCAGGTTGTGAGGTCACAACATATCTCCCTGTTGGCTGAGGATCAGGCAGTTGAAGCTCATacagaacaagaaaataaactcgaatcatag
- the LOC118040259 gene encoding probable protein phosphatase 2C 26 isoform X3, translated as MAMVTVFRASISRSLPTSFPNLLSSSSNRNSIPKKHRLLCHAASSQTKLNRSEVSFCIGTHLIPHPKKVERGGEDAFFVSDYNGGVIAVADGVSGWAEQNVDPSLFPRELMVNASCLVGDEEVNYDPQILIRKAHAATSAVGSATVRVEVMEGDTIVMGSDGLFDNVFDHEIVSTVAGHSDVAAAAKALANLASIHSTNSEFESPYSLEARSKGFDVPFWKKVLGMKLTGKTYKDGFFFLNTTSDQVLCLAGGKLDDVTVIVGQVVRSQHISLLAEDQAVEAHTEQENKLES; from the exons ATGGCGATGGTTACCGTTTTCAGGGCTTCGATTTCTCGGTCTCTCCCAACCTCTTTTCCTAATCTATTATCATCGTCATCGAACAGAAACTCAATTCCTAAGAAACACAGGTTACTGTGTCATGCAGCTTCATCACAAACCAAACTAAATCG GTCAGAGGTATCCTTTTGCATTGGAACTCACTTGATTCCACATCCTAAAAAG GTCGAAAGAGGTGGGGAAGATGCATTCTTTGTCAGCGACTACAATGGGGGCGTTATTGCTGTTGCTGACGGTGTCTCTGG TTGGGCTGAACAGAATGTCGATCCTTCGTTATTCCCACGGGAATTGATGGTCAATGCTTCATGTCTCGTGGGGGATGAGGAG GTTAACTATGATCCCCAAATTCTCATAAGGAAAGCACATGCTGCCACTTCTGCTGTCGGTTCAGCTACTGT CAGGGTGGAAGTAATGGAAGGAGACACCATTGTGATGGGCTCAGATGGGCTTTTTGACAACGTTTTTGATCATGAGATTGTTTCGACAGTTGCTGGACATAGTGATGTTGCTGCGGCTG CAAAGGCATTAGCTAACCTAGCGAGCATTCATTCTACGAATTCAGAATTTGAATCCCCCTATTCATTGGAAGCCAGATCAAAG GGCTTTGATGTTCCTTTCTGGAAGAAAGTTCTTGGCATGAAGCTTACTGGTAAAACTTACAAAGATGGGTTCTTTTTCCTCAATACCACAAGTGACCAAGTTCTTTGTTTGGCAGGTGGGAAACTTGATGATGTCACTGTGATTGTTGGTCAGGTTGTGAGGTCACAACATATCTCCCTGTTGGCTGAGGATCAGGCAGTTGAAGCTCATacagaacaagaaaataaactcgaatcatag
- the LOC118040261 gene encoding uncharacterized protein: MATDAAATKFQNPADFRPDFHPEKISSTTSYDGLHFWQYMISGSIAGLVEHMAMFPVDTVKTHMQAIGSCPIKSVSVTHVLNSLLKSEGPAALYRGIAAMALGAGPAHAVHFSFYEVCKKHLSRDNPNSSIAHAVSGVCATVASDAVFTPMDMVKQRLQLGSDSVYKGVWDCVKRVVREEGFGAFYASYRTTVLMNAPFTAVYFTIYEAAKKGLMEISPDSVNDERWVVHATAGAAAGALAAAVTTPLDVVKTQLQCQGVCGCDRFKSGSIGDVIRAILQKDGYRGLMRGWIPRMLFHSPAAAISWSTYEASKSFFHKLNSNSNSDNVT, translated from the exons ATGGCCACCGACGCCGCCGCCACCAAATTCCAAAACCCCGCCGATTTCCGCCCCGATTTCCACCCGGAGAAAATATCTTCCACAACCTCCTACGATGGCCTCCATTTTTGGCAATACATGATTTCCGGTTCAATAGCCGGTCTTGTAGAACACATGGCTATGTTCCCTGTTGACACAGTCAAGACTCATATGCAAGCAATTGGGTCTTGCCCGATTAAATCCGTAAGCGTAACTCATGTCCTCAATTCCCTTCTTAAATCCGAGGGCCCTGCTGCCCTTTACCGTGGCATTGCCGCGATGGCTCTCGGTGCTGGTCCCGCCCATGCTgtccatttttcattttatgaaGTCTGTAAGAAACATTTGTCGCGAGATAACCCAAATAGTTCAATTGCGCATGCGGTTTCTGGTGTTTGTGCAACGGTTGCTAGCGATGCGGTTTTCACACCGATGGACATGGTAAAGCAGAGATTGCAATTAGGGAGTGATAGTGTCTATAAGGGTGTTTGGGATTGTGTTAAGAGGGTGGTGAGAGAAGAGGGGTTTGGTGCATTTTATGCTTCGTATAGGACTACTGTTTTGATGAATGCACCATTTACTGCGGTTTATTTTACGATTTATGAAGCTGCGAAGAAGGGTTTGATGGAGATTTCGCCGGATAGTGTGAATGATGAGAGGTGGGTTGTTCATGCTACTGCTGGTGCTGCTGCTGGAGCTTTGGCCGCTGCGGTTACCACACCACTTGATGTTGTTAAAACTCAATTGCAGTGTCAG GGTGTTTGTGGGTGTGACAGATTTAAAAGTGGTTCGATTGGAGATGTGATTAGAGCAATACTTCAAAAGGATGGCTACAGAGGCCTCATGAGAGGTTGGATCCCAAGGATGCTTTTCCATTCACCAGCTGCAGCAATCTCTTGGTCTACCTACGAAGCCTCAAAATCTTTCTTCCATAAACTCAATAGTAACAGTAACAGTGACAATGTCACTTGA
- the LOC140955210 gene encoding uncharacterized protein, whose amino-acid sequence MTKYLSFQEFRQESELAQIAEEKCPRIDASGLPCITKINHMDPSYRCFTFGNIDMTPTLEEYERILDFPSNSHRIYHRRRFEDTASGVVSLLGLGKISQCRVADGGFKWKVIEPRMKKNAEEGKLGDERYKLVAFTIFGLVLFPSEIGVINLEAASVFIEYEHDHINPSSAILGETMLSLNHYRTHGKGAMRCCISMLYLWIISHIETPRDIFNNFWWFDLRPLKVTIDETWKNWDEKAWINKYAALPRSNFKWKASWMNNAICTMSCGSKIWVPLIGVTGYISYAPALVTRQLGGMQHTPRTLGLADFIGLFKHQPFLEEMELI is encoded by the exons atgACTAAGTACCTTTCTTTCCAAGAATTTAGGCAAGAATCTGAGTTGGCTCAGATAGCTGAAGAAAAATGTCCAAGAATCGATGCTAGTGGGTTACCTTGCATTACCAAGATAAATCACATG GATCCTAGTTATCGGTGTTTTACCTTCGGGAACATCGATATGACACCGACCTTGGAGGAATATGAGAGGATTCTAGATTTTCCAAGCAACAGCCACAGAATCTACCACAGGCGAAGATTTGAGGACACAGCTTCGGGGGTAGTCAGTTTATTAGGCCTAGGAAAGATCAGCCAATGTAGAGTCGCCGATGggggttttaaatggaaggtcattgaaccccgaatgaagaaaaatgctGAAGAAGGCAAGTTGGGAGATGAACGATATAAGTTGGTGGCCTTCACCATCTTTGGACTAGTATTATTCCCTTCTGAAATCGGTGTCATCAATTTAGAAGCAGCAAGTGTTTTCATAGAATACGAGCATGACCATATCAATCCCTCTTCAGCTATTTTGGGAGAAACCATGTTATCACTCAATCACTACAGAACGCATGGAAAAGGAGCTATGAGATGTTGCATCTCTATGTTGTACTTATGGATAATCAGTCATATCGAAACACCAAGGGACATTTTTAACAACTTTTGGTGGTTTGACCTGCGACCGTTAAAGGTTACCATTGATGAGACTTGGAAGAACTGGGATGAAAAAGCATGGATAAATAAATATGCAGCATTGCCAAGGAGCAACTTCAAGTGGAAAGCGTCGTGGATGAACAACGCCATCTGCACAATGAGCTGTGGAAGCAAGATATGGGTTCCTTTGATTGGTGTAACCGGTTACATTAGTTATGCACCCGCCCTTGTAACAAGGCAGTTAGGCGGAATGCAGCACACACCCAGAACCCTGGGTTTAGCTGACTTCATCGGTTTATTTAAGCACCAACCATTCCTCGAAGAGATGGAGCTTATCTGA
- the LOC118040259 gene encoding probable protein phosphatase 2C 26 isoform X1, with translation MAMVTVFRASISRSLPTSFPNLLSSSSNRNSIPKKHRLLCHAASSQTKLNRSEVSFCIGTHLIPHPKKVERGGEDAFFVSDYNGGVIAVADGVSGWAEQNVDPSLFPRELMVNASCLVGDEEVNYDPQILIRKAHAATSAVGSATVIVAMLETNGTLKIANVGDCGLRAIRGDRIIFSTSPQEHYFDCPYQLSSEMVGQTYLDAVVSRVEVMEGDTIVMGSDGLFDNVFDHEIVSTVAGHSDVAAAAKALANLASIHSTNSEFESPYSLEARSKGFDVPFWKKVLGMKLTGKTYKDGFFFLNTTSDQVLCLAGGKLDDVTVIVGQVVRSQHISLLAEDQAVEAHTEQENKLES, from the exons ATGGCGATGGTTACCGTTTTCAGGGCTTCGATTTCTCGGTCTCTCCCAACCTCTTTTCCTAATCTATTATCATCGTCATCGAACAGAAACTCAATTCCTAAGAAACACAGGTTACTGTGTCATGCAGCTTCATCACAAACCAAACTAAATCG GTCAGAGGTATCCTTTTGCATTGGAACTCACTTGATTCCACATCCTAAAAAG GTCGAAAGAGGTGGGGAAGATGCATTCTTTGTCAGCGACTACAATGGGGGCGTTATTGCTGTTGCTGACGGTGTCTCTGG TTGGGCTGAACAGAATGTCGATCCTTCGTTATTCCCACGGGAATTGATGGTCAATGCTTCATGTCTCGTGGGGGATGAGGAG GTTAACTATGATCCCCAAATTCTCATAAGGAAAGCACATGCTGCCACTTCTGCTGTCGGTTCAGCTACTGT AATTGTTGCCATGTTGGAGACGAATGGAACACTAAAGATTGCTAATGTTGGGGATTGTGGACTGAGAGCTATCCGTGGAG ACCGAATAATTTTTTCCACATCTCCACAagaacattattttgattgtccCTACCAGCTGAGCTCGGAAATGGTTGGCCAAACATACCTTGATGCGGTG GTCAGCAGGGTGGAAGTAATGGAAGGAGACACCATTGTGATGGGCTCAGATGGGCTTTTTGACAACGTTTTTGATCATGAGATTGTTTCGACAGTTGCTGGACATAGTGATGTTGCTGCGGCTG CAAAGGCATTAGCTAACCTAGCGAGCATTCATTCTACGAATTCAGAATTTGAATCCCCCTATTCATTGGAAGCCAGATCAAAG GGCTTTGATGTTCCTTTCTGGAAGAAAGTTCTTGGCATGAAGCTTACTGGTAAAACTTACAAAGATGGGTTCTTTTTCCTCAATACCACAAGTGACCAAGTTCTTTGTTTGGCAGGTGGGAAACTTGATGATGTCACTGTGATTGTTGGTCAGGTTGTGAGGTCACAACATATCTCCCTGTTGGCTGAGGATCAGGCAGTTGAAGCTCATacagaacaagaaaataaactcgaatcatag